In Thalassophryne amazonica chromosome 13, fThaAma1.1, whole genome shotgun sequence, the sequence ATGTTTAAATGGAATGAATCAAGTCTGTGATTGTACTGCTCATTTCCCATGAGTCCTCTATTTCTGAGAGATCTTTTGGAGCTCTACTGTGGGTGGCAAATAGATACCTTTCTATTTCCTTTTCAGAagtttttaaaatacaaaaacaagtcatttaactTGTCACTTTTTAGGATGTATATAGTTAACATAATCAAACAGAACTGAGTGAAACACATTACTTTAATGTAATGAAGATTTTGCCACTGTGAGTAAAGTAGGAAGATGCTGGTAACTTCTGTAGTACTGAAGGTTCTCTAGAAGTCCCCAGTTTGTGAGCGCTGTGTTGTGGTTAAGCCACAAACTAATCTAAATAGGACCCCAAGATGCAAGGCAGCCAGGAAACAAAGGGTTAAGTGCAAAAACCAAAATACTCCAGCTAACTGTGATAAACAATCCTGACCAAACAATCCACCCTGACAAAAATCCTCAAACTCTACCAAAGACTAGACTAGACTAGGTGACCAAACAAAtgagggaaaaacaaaaaactgtcaaaACCACAGTGAAGTGTACACTTACAAATACAAATAATCAGGTGGAGACAGACAATGCGTGAGACAGGAACCAGGAGCTGAAAGTAATCGACCGGCAAATGGATAGTGTAATGGTGTGGCGTAAATACAAACTCAACTGATTACAAACAGGCGTGAGGACTGAGTGAGGGCAGGAGAAAATGAGAGGACTTAAAGTAACACAATGAGATAACAGGTGAAACAGACATCATGATAAATGTGGAAATAAAACCAAAACCATAAATGTAACATCAAAACCTGAATCACACAACGATATGAAACATAAACCTCGAACTACAAGACAATGTGAACGTGATGAACTAAAAGCACCAACACAAAGCAAAACCCAAAAACTTAGACTGGAATGCATACAGTAAATCCACACAAGACTAACTTAAGACACCTGAGGCAAACTAACAAAACACATAATGAACACAAGAGCAATGATCAAAGAACCAGGGTGGGGGACAAACATAAAGACACAACtggaacacacactcacacacgcagGAGCTGGAACACGCAGCAAGGAAGCATACCATGACACGCACGCTCATACTTTTCATCCACAAAAACACAGACGCAGACCGGGGGACATGTCCACACACACTTGCACCAGACAGACAGAtaacacagactcagactgcagaATGACAGGGGTGCACACATTCAATCAGGGCCAACAGGGTACATGCCATCACAGACACTTGGGATAGACACAACAGGTGACAGGactcacaaaaacacacagaggtaAATCCATAGCCCCAGCCACCAAAACTCCAACACGTTGCCCACAAATGACTTGCAGCTTTCCAACACATTCATTTGAAGTCCAACAAACTGCCATCTGCTCAGTGTCTCATACTTAATCAAGCTAAACTCAGATGATCAAACTGTGTCACAGCAGTTTGCACAAAGCTGGCTGGAAGGCTTGGAAGCATGGACAAGACAAGTGACCTGAATAGAATGTGGGAGTTATTTTTCTTTCATGATGAGGCCCTGAAATGTGAAATGAGATTGCACTGGTGTCACCAGTTTTCACAAGAAGGAGTGTTTCATCTCAGATGGCACTCTGGATGCTGTACCATCCACAGCACAATATGGTGGTGATTTCAAggtggagctaaaaaaaaaaggggggggggctcTGATGCCACTAAGGGTAAAGGAGGAATGATTGGTTTAAAGTATCTGCAAGCAGGCAACACACAACCTGGGGTCTAGTGATCCTTGGCCTGCTTACAAAAGGAGGTGTTCATCCAAACCTACACCTTGTTCAGGTACCACATTTCTAGggtttgctcctttctctgctcctgaccaaggcagtatCTCTACCTCTGGAGGTGATCCCTGTGCACTGTGTGTGCATGCTGCTCctaatggttggattgtgtctaactgtcattaggatgggttaaatgcaaatGTCAaacttcattgtatgtatgtacaatgacaaaaaagGCTAAATAACTGTTATTGTTAACATTGTTTTGGCATGAAATTTAAGTGTCAGAAGACCAgtaattgaaaaaaaaaggaaTCCAGCATTTAATTTGTCTTTCTTCTCTAATTACTGCACACTGTCACATGCCAGGATCTGTGCCCCCTTGGCAGAAAGTACATAGGTTctacagctggtcaaattgagtcCAAAAACAACCATTCCAAAATCCTTTAGTTAAATCCATGATGGTTTGGCAAGCAAGGTTCAAACAGAGCTGTCCCTCAAATTTCTCACCAAGGCCTGTGATCAAAGTCTGGCAGGCAGGCACCATTGTCAGTGAATAGCAAAATGTCGAAAACACTGGAGGTCAAAAAAGGTTTGCACTCACAGCACTTGAATAGTTAATGAGGAATCAGAGTgattcaggctttcaatgactcccTGGACTCAGTTATCTGAAgtctatctgtatgtggtgaaagtgttgaacttgtagagacattcacttatgttGGCAGTggcatacatgtctctgggtcctcggcctttgagttTGAGATGTGCCTGGGAAGAGCACGTAGAGTCATATGGTGTTTGATCATTTCTTTAGCAGGCgaatgaaggttcaagtctttaggatccCGTCATGCCTCATGGTTGTGAAacatggatgctaaccagtgacctaaggcaacgactgagtgtctttggtactaggtctcttcggaggatcctttggtaccgctggaatgagttTGCATCAAATGAAGGAACACTTCGAGAGATTAAGATGACAAGTACCACTTACATTGTAAGGgaccatcatcatcaacattttggctatgtggtgcatttctctgttcaTAATCCAggatgcaggtgcctgagtgttggggATGCCAatagttggagaaggccaaggggacatccaTGGTTCACCTGTGCAGCAGATAGGTGGTTATTTTAGGGCTGTgataatggactggttgtctgcctgcgtttttccatccaggacccaaggcgtttctgtggtgtcatggacgcagtgaagcacagcaccagcacatgttcccaaACTTGACTTGACAAAGAAAACACACAACTGAAGAGCTAGAGTGACAAATAGATGACATAACTGTCGAGAGGCTTCCAACAGAAAATGAGCCTGATACAAGCTGCCAGATGACTACCAACCTATTGAcaaaataaaacagtcacattgtGAAAAAGAGACACCACAGCTGTGAATAAATAAAGACAAATTCAAAAAGCAATGCATCTAACTGTGTGTAACAGCTGCGGAAAAACTACTGAGTTAAACTTTGGAAATACAGTACTGTGGATCTGAATGCAAAGAGAAACCATTACACTGTCCTGTGagtcaaacagaaaaaaacatggcCTGCTCCAGAGGTAAAACTATTATGAATGGAAAAAACATACAcggttaaacacacacaaaagcaaCAATGCAAAACAGAAGTACAGAACCCGAGGAGGCACATGTCATGGCGCACACACAGCAAAATTTCCCAACATCTGTCTTGCTTTGGAAAACTTTAGGTGACCAATTTTCAAGCATCTGTTCACAGCTAAGTGGATGCAGGCTGAGACCAAAACTATGCCACATGCACAAGGACTTCTTGGTTCTTGAAATTGTGTATTGCAAACGATCTTTTCTTCCATTTGGAAGCTGGGTATCATACCcaacagaacaacaaaaaaaggacTTTTTGTCACTGTCTGGAAGGGAAACAGTTTGCCTGGATTGTAACAATGACAGGGGCATTGAAATGCTCTCTGTGCCAGACAAGGTACTTCAAAGGTCATTATCAATAGGATTCAGAGCTGCTTACAGTGACCAGAGCCTGATTCCATGTCCAAGTCAAGCAATGACCATATCTTAGCTCCGTGGGTGTTCATTAAACACCAGTGTGAATATTGGCATGGTTTGTTTGCATTTTCGCAATATGAAAAAGCTGTGAATGAGATGGAATATAAATAAAGATGCATTCATCATGTGTAAACTGTTGGTCCATTAAAAATATGACAAATATGGTGaagaaaaactgatataaatctgTCTTGTTACTGCTATTTTAAAATAACTTTATATGGAAATAAGGCAGACATTCTAAATAATTTAGCACAAGGATTTTTGCCAAGGGTTATGTAAATTTATGTCcacaatgtatgtatgtgtaatcctaaattcaattcaattcatttatagagcaccaaatcataaAATTTGCCTCAAAGCAATCCAGCAATCCACAAGTAAATTATTCACCTCATGAGCAACAGCTTTAATGAGAGTGGAAagcaaaaattattattattattattattattattattattattagaaataaTGTTTTGGTCTTGATTTTTGACTGTCAGCCCATCTTTTTTCGCCAAGCGTTCTTCTCACATTAATAAACAGTCAAGACCTTGCCACATATTTGTGCAGCTTTTGTCTCCATCTAGTGGCCAATGTGAGCATTTtagggcttctggtacattttgtgcttgaaacccaaaattcaatttaaaaaaggcatttataaataataacaattacttggatttatagagcgccTTTCAAGATAACCAAAGCACttcacaagttgcattattcattcacacattgatggtaagctactagtgtagccacagccctggggaaaaaacaacagaggcgtggctgccattctgtgcCTACGGCCCCTccaaccacctcattcatacacaggcatcttgcccaaggacacaacggcaacatgcagatttttgactggttgggagcctGGATTTGAACCTCCAACCCTTTGGTCATAGGACAATCTGCTCTATCAAGTAAGCTATTGCTGCCCAATGtcaaaatgtcagaaatgcatgatttcttGGCAGGCAGCGCTTTAACATCCCAGTATCAATGTATAAAAATTAAAATTTGgagagttttatggttcttgagttttagcaTGCAGAAGGTTTTGCCATACGGACTGACAGAAAGACAGCAACAAGCATAACTTAATTTACATTTGTGaattactgttattgttgtcattgttgttgttatATTACAAGTAGCACTCAGACCACCTTGAAGTACCAGGGGCCATGTGTGTCCATGTAGAagtggagttgtgccaggaagggaatccagtgtaaaacctgtgccaaatcccagtgcagatctgtgctggatctgctgtggtgactcaagACAAACGGCACAGTACAGTTAGCAGGTATTATataagtggatccttgtcatttgattggtgctttgtatgtcacgtgacatggattattcgaccCATTTGTGTTGtcttgcatttagtgtgcaaatatggttccatttaccatggaAATTTGgtaccatacgttttgtaccactgTATGATGCAAACCCCACCCATGCACACACTAtgggggtggcatttagctaagcatggcagagtttgtttttacattctttcaatggaacaaattctTAATTtgttgaaagctggaatgttccatctttcacctcatgaaataattataccattgaactcataaacattcattatttgtatactgtagcACACACGGTTTCGGAGATGGGGTACTGATATGTAGTCTTGGGTTTGATTCTTGAACACTTTACCCGTCTGTGTTTTTGGCCAAgactcttcatctgcattgtctcagtccacccaggcaTAAATGGGTAGTAAAAAATTTCAGTGCTTTTAGAACAAATCACATGACTGCTGTTTGGATTTATTACCTCATGCTTAATACATGCACTACAGTGTTACACAGTCAGTGTTTTGCTGCAACTTAAAATCAACACTGTTCTGTTTTTGCTGCCTCTTTAAGAGTCTGTCATTACCCACAGTACTGATCTCACTTGGACGCTTCTGCATGCACAAAAAGTACTAATGTAATACACTACAGCAtcattttctttctcttttttctctgacaGATGAGAtgaagttttttttatgttttttccagtggtacttcagttttatttatggTAGCAACAGTCTTGCTGTTTAACATTCCGAAAGAAAATGATTTGATGAAGTAGCAGGAACAATAGTGGCTTCAAATGCAGAGAAACTCATCGGCTGTACTGCAGCTGCAAAGTCAGTCCTGCACCTTTGACACTCCTCCAGATTGACAAGCGCTTCTTCAGCACCGAGCAGAATCCATAAACATCCTCTCCCCTACTCtaatctctctctcctctccgctAATCTTTCCTCCCCTCCACCTCAGTTTAAACACACCAGAGGACAGCAggatgcaaaaataaaataagcgcTCGTTCCagttatttgtaataaaaatatATGTTGTATATGCCCCAAAGTGGTGTGACCTATGTCAAATATTTGGGGATTTCTATTTCATTCCacaaacccttttttttttgtgaagtctCATAAAACCGGCCCATTAGTTGCTCAATGTCTTTGAGCTGCCAGCTGTTTTCAtcagatcaccacagcagatccagtacagatacatattaggatttggcacaagttttacactggatgtccttcctgacacaacttcagttttacctggagaaacactcacaacccctggtcttcctaagaggactcccatccaagtactaagcaGGAGCTTCTCTGCTTTtgattctgagatctgacaggatcaggctcacacagagcagagtgGTGCAAAAATTGTCCCATTATTAAAAATTCAATACCTTAAGTTTCATCCATATGCACAGGAAAAAGAGAAAACCTAATTAAATGAGATTAGTTGGTAacactcaaattaataaaatttgtCCAAATTAACAAGTTGGTGTAAATATTATTTGCTaagttaaccctttacctactgaggctataaatggatgattggttataattttttattatagcaataaaattaagaaataatgttctatgtttgtgtgctttggtacccttttccaagagtacctgaatttcaattatattacacctgattaactatttatacacattatttgtaagttttagcatttaaaatgagaaaaaacacaaaagtgaacttgattttttttttccagttttttagtgaaaaatgattatgtaaaggaagtttggatttcacatttttaacaggaagctgtaagtgtttacaatcaaaataataaattttgtgcagaaacagtgcagaaacagtgcaaaagtaaacattttacaaggcgaaaatatgcaaaaagcaaccaattttaaagtgcagaaccaaacaatatgaataacaacaaagtgcaaaactatatatagtaaatatatcagttattatctgtattattaaaatgtgcaataaatcactcatttgatcacttattttgtgcaaaattatacaatatgaataaaacaataaagtgtcaaactatatacaaatatataaccaagaatcaaaattagatctaaactacatcagtcagtgtggtactgtttgtaacagtttctatttggctgaagacagaggccaattttacaaagtttgcacatccagcaggttgacctcttgcaaaccttgcaagaacgccgcccctttgtggatcgctggcaaggtgggtttccactgcttgttggcaccgggcagtggcttgtggctgatggagccatcacacccacacaaacacgcacacacaccttcacaaatgacttaACACCCTGCCttctcctcaaaaattactacatttatgtttgctgtctgtctctgtacttttctgtcacttttgcagtctttttcatacttttccgtcGTTTCAacagtcaccgaacgcactttaccgtaatatatgcaacatatagcatactgttggaaagcacgggttcttggctgctgtcagtgttgaaatttttcagattgagggctcacatgagaacttacggtaatgagaatcagcggcgcactagtgtgaaacttccgtgtttttcctctgcgttatgacatcacaggcttacgtttaccgtaatacacctatatcattggaaagcccttggtgttagcttaacaatgcactttgaatcattcggattggacaaactatggcagagttacggtaaaaaaaatacgcatatggaaaatatggcgtgggcgccatcgccgtagataaagggttaattgGGATCAACTTACCAGTATGTATCACACCCTGTATTATGTCCTGATGTATCTGTATCAGAGTCTGAACaacaataatcatacacatgaatcatgtagaatgAAAAACacaggtaaatcatgtaaatatgtaaattatggaatgttcttatgtctctctataaagtcatgagtgtcctcttcactgatgtctcaaaacttcagtatgagactcaattGTCCCTGCTAGGGTGGCGAAAActttctcaccttgatcagacatgttggttgaatgaaatgatctggatcctgtattaggatgctgcacttgtcaccagggaaacacaaaatgggggtgtgtcattggtggagGACAGAAAAGGGGGCTCCTGTTTGGATGAAAACCGGGgcaatacaaagcctggtattttcaatgtcttattTGTGTTTTGCCCTGTTTTAAAGATTTGTATTGCCCTGATTCTATTGATAGGAAAAATGTATGATTTATTagtcctatttttttttcttgtatttcaTGACAGCTGTtttatgagtatagggcagatttttgttgtaatatgtgatataaGTTAAAAGTTATattgaaaagttatattggatgaggcatagcgtgcttgtctaccttcttaatgtttttggcatccttggagttcaatatttccaccagttcctcctctgtgaactcagcaaaccccgCTTGCAGACgggtttctgctgttgttgacatgtttgttgccattttttcactcATTGTCTGTcacctagttcctgaccttcgtatgccgtgctctgattggctagctgttggcagtaagctctaacggtcatatatatatatatatatatatatatatatatatatatatacatacatatatacgtatatatatacatacacatatatatatatatacacatacatacatatatacgtatatatatacatacacatatatatatatatacatatatatatgtatgtatgtgtgtgtgtgtgtgtgtgtgtgtgtgtacacacatatCAATCAAATACAGAAGCAACCTGCATTGCGATTATTATTTATGATTATTTTGCTTAAAATGAAAGTAATCACATCTTATGCTGTTGTATGCCATTTAGAGAGTGTGTAATATATCTGTAAATGATTTATAAATTAGTGGGAACTCTGCTTTCCCACTTTTTGGCTCACCTGCACACGACCTTCACCCGCAATATTTTCTTACCAAGCTCACCTGCACCCACCTGATCCGGGTGCCTGTGGGTCACGTGTTAACATGGAGAATTTGAGAATTTGAGCACTCCCAGCCACAGAAGGGTCAGCCTTTCCAACGCTCCTTCCCATCCTTTGCCGCATGGATAGTTGTGCACATCATAATATGTGCACTGTGTTTCTTCTGAAATACACTTATGTTTACATTGATAAGATGTAATTGCATCATATCATCCTGTGGTGAGCTGCTGGCTTCAGTAAATACACAAAGGTTTTGTCATAAATTATACAGGCATTGGATTTTATTTGTCTGCAGAAACTTGATAAAGTTGGTTTTGATTACACTTCTTTCAAAGAATTCACAAAGCAAAACCCTCATTATCAGAATTATTTCACTTTTTCCTTGTTTTGATATTTACAATTAATTTACATATAGTCATCTAAAAGCCCAGAGAGAATTAGTACTTTCATTCATTAGCAACCGTGCAACTAGAAATTCCAGATGTTTATTTATTTCTGCATTTCATTTGCGTTTACTCCCTCTCACAGCCTGCTATGTAAGCTGCATAAATCACATTATATCAGGACTTAATTACAGGCAGGAATATTTAGAGCCATGATTTAATCTCATTAAGATTTGCAGTCATTGTGGTTTCTCACATCACTTATCTTAAAGCAGAGACATACTGTAATCCAGGAAATCATGTCTGGTTTGGCCTCATTAAGCAGCCTCGCTCTCTATTTCCTTTCATGTCTCTGCAGGTTTTGGCATGACAACACCTGTGACAGTTGCAGGCAAGGTGTTCCTTATCTTTTATGGGCTTCTGGGCTGTGCCGCCACCATCCTCTTCTTTAACCTCTTCCTAGAACGTATTATCACCCTGCTGGCCGTGGTGATGAAGGCCGTGAGGGAGCGGCGAATCCGGAACAGTGGCCTGCTCCCGCCTGGAATTCACCATGACTTTTCAGCCTACAGTCTTCCCGGTTGGAAGCCATCAGTGTACCACGTGATGTTGATTCTGGGTCTGTCAGCCATCACCATCTCCTGCTGTGCATCTGCTATGTACAGCCCCGTGGAGGGGTGGCTGTACCTGGACTCCCTCTACTTCTGCTTCGTCACCTTCAGCACCATCGGTTTTGGGGACTTTGTCAGCAGCCAGAGTGCTTCTTATGACTATCAAAGCCTCTACAGGGTGGCTAATTTCTTCTTCATTCTAATGGGCGTGTGCTGCATCTATTCCCTCTTCAATGTTATTTCTATTGTCATCAAACAGGTGCTCAACTGGATGCTGATGAAGATGAGCTGCTTATTTTGCCAACACTGCAATAAAGCGAACACTTTTCTGGGCCGCCGCAATGCTATCCGGCCAGGCTCCAGGCATCGCAAAGGTCGGTTTGGCCAGTCGCCTGACTCGGATGGTCCCTGTGACAGCGACACGGAAGGACGCAGATTATCGGGGGAGATGATCTCCATGAAGGACTTGGCAGCTTCGAACAAAGTGTCCCTGGCCATCATGCAGAAGCAGCTGTCAGAGTCAGCAAACGGATATCCTAGGACGGTGTGTGGCAGCTCACGCCATAACGGTTTCTCTGGGGGCGTTGGCGCCCTCGGTATCATGAACAACAGGTTGGCAGAGACCAGTAACTCCAGGTAGAAGACTGAGTACAGGACTTCTTTATTGTCTTACTGTGTTAACAACCCCAAGGATGATctccacaaagaaaaacaaagcttttGAAATGTAATGTCAATGTAACTCCATATGCATGATACCTATGATTTGTTTAGGATTCATTTTGCAGGAATTGCAACTGGTGATAATAACAGTAATGATTATGATGGCGGCAATGATAAAAGATTATATGTTACTGTAGATTATACAAAGACGATGGCATGGAGGGAGAACCAGAGCCAAAAACAGAGCACCATAAAGTTGACTTCACCATTTCATTATCCCCAAAAGAGAGAAAATTC encodes:
- the kcnk12 gene encoding potassium channel subfamily K member 12 yields the protein MRGQRLQGCRSLHFNEDNGRFVLLAVLIILYLLCGAAVFSAIERPSELQAHRRWNGTLLNFSETFNISLQDLNSFLREYEAAIAAGIRADALRPRWDFTGAFYFVGTVVSTIGFGMTTPVTVAGKVFLIFYGLLGCAATILFFNLFLERIITLLAVVMKAVRERRIRNSGLLPPGIHHDFSAYSLPGWKPSVYHVMLILGLSAITISCCASAMYSPVEGWLYLDSLYFCFVTFSTIGFGDFVSSQSASYDYQSLYRVANFFFILMGVCCIYSLFNVISIVIKQVLNWMLMKMSCLFCQHCNKANTFLGRRNAIRPGSRHRKGRFGQSPDSDGPCDSDTEGRRLSGEMISMKDLAASNKVSLAIMQKQLSESANGYPRTVCGSSRHNGFSGGVGALGIMNNRLAETSNSR